One window of the Anopheles cruzii chromosome 2, idAnoCruzAS_RS32_06, whole genome shotgun sequence genome contains the following:
- the LOC128278763 gene encoding irregular chiasm C-roughest protein-like: MGLCQEFSYCTGQHISRPVQPIFLNRATLVGGCWCAALSDVTQPADVEPAQQAFRITPKDIEAVQGDEVVMRCEVEHLAGWVQWTKDGFALGFGNEIVGFPRFSLNQNHSDGVYNLRITNTSYDDAAQYQCQVGPAQHNLPIRAQAKLTVLAPPKGYHDQH, from the exons ATGGGGCTCTGCCAGGAATTCAGCTACTGTACCGGCCAGCACATCTCTCGTCCGGTCCAGCCCATCTTTTTGAATCGGGCCACGCTCG TTGGCGGTTGTTGGTGTGCGGCACTGTCGGACGTCACACAGCCAGCGGACGTCGAGCCGGCCCAGCAAGCTTTTCGCATCACACCGAAGGACATCGAAGCCGTCCAGGGCGATGAGGTGGTGATGCGCTGCGAGGTCGAGCATCTCGCCGGCTGGGTCCAGTGGACGAAGGACGGCTTTGCGCTCGGTTTCGGCAACGAGATCGTCGGCTTCCCGCGGTTCTCCCTCAACCAGAACCACAGCGACGGGGTCTACAATCTGCGCATCACCAATACCTCGTACGACGACGCGGCCCAGTACCAGTGCCAGGTCGGGCCGGCCCAGCACAACCTGCCGATCCGTGCCCAGGCCAAGCTGACCGTGCTCG CTCCACCCAAAGGCTACCATGACCAACATTAA